In Zea mays cultivar B73 chromosome 7, Zm-B73-REFERENCE-NAM-5.0, whole genome shotgun sequence, the following proteins share a genomic window:
- the LOC115072888 gene encoding uncharacterized protein LOC115072888: MSRPAWSAREALAASAVAAVLLGGLVLMSLVVGRDARTPSPASAAAPAVGGRRMVIGASGRLAGQRRAAEELKGGDDPLSSSKRRVPNGPDPIHNRGAGESGSSPGRA, from the exons ATGAGCAGGCCAGCTTGGTCTGCGAGGGAGGCATTGGCGGCCTCAGCCGTGGCCGCCGTCCTGCTTGGAGGCCTTGTGCTGATGTCTTTGGTGGTGGGGAGGGACGCGAGGACGCCATCGCCAGCTAGCGCGGCTGCGCCTGCGGTGGGTGGTAGAAGGATGGTGATCGGAGCCAGTGGAAGGTTGGCTGGTCAGAGGAGGGCAGCGGAGGAGCTGAAGGGTGGTGATGATCCTTTGAGCAGCAGCAAGAGGAGGGTGCCCAATGGACCGGATCCAATCCACAACAG GGGAGCTGGAGAGTCTGGAAGCTCACCAGGCCGAGCGTAG
- the LOC103632090 gene encoding ras-related protein RABE1e-like isoform X1, with the protein MAAPPSRSRGDYDHLIKLLLIGDSGVGKSCLLLRFSDDTFTTSFITTIGIDFKVRTVELDGKRVKLQIWDTAGQERFRTITTAYYRGAMGILLVYDVTDESSFNNIRNWIRNIEQHASDNVNKILVGNKVDMDAKRVVSMAQGQKLADEYGIKFFETSAKTNQNVEQVFFAMARDVKRRLTETVAAAAEPPAIQISRPDSGQAGAASSTRWSSSCCST; encoded by the exons atggcgGCGCCGCCGTCGAGGTCCCGGGGCGACTACGACCACCTGATTAAGCTCCTGCTCATCGGCGACAGCG GAGTTGGAAAGAGTTGCTTGCTGCTGCGCTTCTCTGATGACACATTCACAACAAGCTTCATCACCACCATTGG CATTGATTTCAAGGTTAGGACGGTTGAGCTTGATGGAAAGCGTGTAAAGTTACAAATTTGGGACACTGCTGGTCAAGAACGTTTCCGAACAATTACTACTG CCTACTACAGAGGAGCCATGGGCATTCTGCTTGTATACGATGTCACGGACGAGTCATCCTTCAACA ACATTAGAAACTGGATCCGCAACATAGAGCAGCACGCGTCTGACAACGTGAACAAGATTCTGGTGGGCAACAAGGTCGACATGGACGCGAAGCGG GTGGTGTCCATGGCTCAAGGCCAGAAGCTTGCAGACGAGTACGGGATCAAGTTTTTCGAGACG AGCGCGAAAACAAACCAGAATGTGGAGCAGGTCTTCTTCGCCATGGCGAGGGACGTGAAGCGAAGGCTCACCGAGACCGTTGCCGCCGCGGCCGAG CCTCCGGCTATCCAGATCAGCAGGCCGGACTCGGGCCAGGCCGGCGCAGCCTCGTCGACGAGGTGGTCATCGTCCTGCTGTAGCACCTGA
- the LOC103632090 gene encoding ras-related protein RABE1e-like, translated as MGILLVYDVTDESSFNNIRNWIRNIEQHASDNVNKILVGNKVDMDAKRVVSMAQGQKLADEYGIKFFETSAKTNQNVEQVFFAMARDVKRRLTETVAAAAEPPAIQISRPDSGQAGAASSTRWSSSCCST; from the exons ATGGGCATTCTGCTTGTATACGATGTCACGGACGAGTCATCCTTCAACA ACATTAGAAACTGGATCCGCAACATAGAGCAGCACGCGTCTGACAACGTGAACAAGATTCTGGTGGGCAACAAGGTCGACATGGACGCGAAGCGG GTGGTGTCCATGGCTCAAGGCCAGAAGCTTGCAGACGAGTACGGGATCAAGTTTTTCGAGACG AGCGCGAAAACAAACCAGAATGTGGAGCAGGTCTTCTTCGCCATGGCGAGGGACGTGAAGCGAAGGCTCACCGAGACCGTTGCCGCCGCGGCCGAG CCTCCGGCTATCCAGATCAGCAGGCCGGACTCGGGCCAGGCCGGCGCAGCCTCGTCGACGAGGTGGTCATCGTCCTGCTGTAGCACCTGA